In one Terriglobales bacterium genomic region, the following are encoded:
- a CDS encoding AAA family ATPase: MLDFLKHILSGQNQFASGGLLLMIVGGLGVYLRELPLQLWYWIVRQTVMMITVKDDDMAFVWVKEWFLEQEFLKRIRYLDLDTTLRGEELALIPAPGRHWFWHAGRPFWVWFYRGQEAQGRSTRRIESLTFRTIGRDQKFLKKFVEEVVACHKKKLKTASYLYVYDDGWDYVQAYAPRLLESVILRPGEKEHLILDLQKFRESRERYRRLGVPYHRGYLLYGPPGTGKTSLVSAVAAKFGMSIYAVNLVEFNDRSLKSAMNNVPENSIILFEDIDCMKAGNRRPGAEEVRSKQETTSGNQKNDSPAGLNVTLSGLLNVLDGFHAPENVVFVMTTNKVEELDPALLRHGRIDYKLFMGEAAESQKIGLYRRFFPEASEIEARDFAQAHFAATMAEFQGLLLALEQGEELERMETRQEVVA; this comes from the coding sequence ATGTTGGATTTTTTGAAACACATTCTGAGCGGCCAAAACCAGTTTGCCTCTGGCGGACTGCTGCTGATGATCGTCGGCGGGCTCGGCGTGTATCTGCGCGAGTTGCCCTTGCAGCTTTGGTACTGGATCGTCCGACAGACGGTGATGATGATCACCGTCAAGGACGATGACATGGCATTCGTGTGGGTGAAGGAATGGTTCCTGGAGCAGGAATTTCTGAAGCGAATTCGTTATCTCGATCTCGACACAACTCTTCGCGGCGAAGAGCTGGCTCTGATTCCCGCACCGGGAAGGCACTGGTTCTGGCATGCTGGTCGTCCGTTCTGGGTTTGGTTTTACCGAGGCCAAGAAGCGCAGGGCAGGAGCACGCGCCGCATCGAGTCGCTTACCTTTCGAACCATCGGCAGGGACCAGAAGTTCCTGAAGAAGTTCGTCGAGGAAGTCGTAGCGTGCCACAAGAAGAAGCTAAAGACAGCCTCGTACCTGTACGTGTACGACGACGGGTGGGACTACGTTCAGGCCTACGCGCCGCGCTTGCTGGAGTCAGTAATTCTGAGGCCGGGAGAGAAGGAGCACCTGATTCTCGATCTCCAGAAGTTCAGGGAATCGCGGGAGCGTTATCGCCGGCTGGGAGTGCCGTATCACCGTGGGTATCTACTCTACGGACCTCCCGGAACGGGAAAGACATCGCTGGTCTCGGCCGTGGCGGCGAAGTTCGGAATGTCGATCTATGCCGTGAACCTGGTCGAGTTCAACGATCGGTCGCTCAAGAGCGCAATGAACAATGTCCCTGAGAACTCGATCATTCTGTTCGAGGACATCGACTGCATGAAGGCTGGCAACCGCAGGCCGGGAGCGGAGGAGGTACGTAGCAAGCAGGAGACAACAAGCGGGAATCAGAAGAACGATTCCCCGGCAGGCCTCAACGTTACGCTTTCGGGACTGCTGAACGTTCTCGATGGTTTCCACGCTCCCGAGAATGTGGTGTTTGTAATGACCACGAACAAGGTCGAGGAGCTGGATCCGGCGTTGCTGCGTCACGGACGCATCGATTACAAGCTCTTCATGGGAGAAGCTGCGGAGTCTCAGAAGATCGGACTTTATCGCAGATTCTTTCCCGAAGCGTCAGAGATCGAAGCTCGAGACTTTGCCCAGGCGCACTTTGCGGCGACGATGGCAGAGTTTCAAGGTCTGCTTCTGGCTTTGGAGCAAGGAGAAGAGCTTGAACGCATGGAAACGCGCCAGGAGGTTGTAGCCTGA